The following proteins are encoded in a genomic region of Thioclava nitratireducens:
- the cimA gene encoding citramalate synthase: MTKQRLYLYDTTLRDGQQSAGVQFSVPEKIEIAKALDAIGIDYIEGGWPGANPTDSDFFEARPETRATFTAFGMTKRAGRSAANDDVLAGVMNANTPAVCLVGKTHDYHVTTALGITLEENLENIRASVAHMVAQGREALFDAEHFFDGYKANPGYALECCRAAFEAGARWIVLCDTNGGTLPGEIGKIVEAVIAAGIPGDRLGIHCHDDTGNAAAGSLAAVEAGARQIQGTLNGLGERCGNANLITLIPTLLLKEPYASTLDTGISHESLRGITKLSRKLDDILNRVPLRSAPYVGASAFTHKAGLHASAILKNPDTYEHIDPAVVGNTRLIPMSNQAGQSNLRARLKGMGIEVEKDDPRLARILDLIKEREDQGYAYDGAQASFELLARAELGQLPNFFEVKRYKVTVERRKNRYDKMVSISEAVVVVKVGGKKMLSVSESMDEQGHDRGPVNALSKALSKDLGPYQNLIDDMKLVDFRVRITQGGTEAVTRVIIDSEDGAGQRWSTVGVSPNIVDASFEALLDAMIWKLLRDGAHPA, translated from the coding sequence ATGACCAAACAACGCCTCTATCTCTACGACACGACGCTCCGCGATGGGCAGCAATCGGCGGGCGTCCAGTTCTCGGTGCCTGAGAAGATCGAGATCGCCAAGGCGCTCGACGCAATCGGCATCGACTATATCGAAGGCGGCTGGCCCGGGGCGAACCCGACCGACAGCGATTTCTTCGAAGCGCGGCCCGAGACGCGGGCGACCTTCACGGCTTTCGGGATGACCAAGCGGGCAGGGCGCTCGGCCGCGAATGACGACGTTCTCGCGGGCGTGATGAACGCGAATACGCCCGCCGTCTGCCTCGTCGGCAAGACGCATGACTACCACGTCACCACCGCGCTCGGGATCACGCTGGAGGAGAACCTAGAGAATATCCGCGCCTCGGTCGCGCATATGGTGGCGCAAGGTCGCGAGGCGCTGTTCGATGCGGAGCATTTCTTCGACGGCTACAAGGCGAACCCGGGCTATGCGCTGGAGTGCTGCCGTGCGGCCTTTGAGGCGGGCGCGCGCTGGATCGTGCTTTGCGACACCAATGGCGGCACGCTGCCGGGCGAGATCGGCAAGATCGTCGAGGCGGTGATCGCGGCGGGCATTCCCGGCGACCGTCTCGGCATCCATTGCCATGACGATACCGGCAACGCCGCGGCGGGCAGTCTCGCCGCGGTCGAGGCCGGTGCGCGCCAGATCCAAGGCACGCTCAACGGTCTGGGCGAGCGCTGCGGCAACGCGAACCTGATCACGCTGATCCCGACGCTGCTCTTGAAAGAGCCTTACGCGTCGACGCTCGACACTGGCATCAGCCATGAGAGCCTGCGCGGGATCACCAAGCTCTCGCGCAAGCTCGACGATATCCTGAACCGGGTGCCGCTGCGCTCGGCGCCCTATGTGGGCGCCTCGGCCTTTACTCATAAGGCTGGTCTGCACGCTTCGGCGATCCTCAAAAATCCAGACACTTACGAGCATATCGATCCGGCTGTGGTGGGGAATACGCGGCTGATCCCGATGTCCAACCAGGCCGGCCAATCGAACCTGCGCGCGCGGCTCAAGGGGATGGGGATCGAGGTCGAAAAGGACGATCCGCGCCTCGCGCGTATCCTCGATCTGATCAAGGAACGTGAGGATCAGGGCTATGCCTATGACGGCGCTCAGGCGAGTTTCGAGCTGCTCGCGCGTGCCGAACTGGGGCAGCTGCCGAATTTCTTCGAGGTGAAGCGCTACAAGGTCACTGTGGAGCGTCGGAAGAACCGCTACGACAAGATGGTTTCTATTTCGGAAGCCGTCGTGGTGGTCAAGGTCGGCGGCAAGAAGATGCTCTCGGTCTCGGAAAGTATGGACGAGCAGGGCCATGACCGCGGCCCGGTGAACGCACTCTCGAAAGCCCTGTCGAAGGATCTGGGCCCCTATCAGAACCTCATCGACGACATGAAACTGGTCGATTTCCGGGTCCGTATCACCCAAGGCGGCACCGAGGCCGTGACCCGCGTCATCATCGACAGCGAAGACGGCGCAGGCCAGCGCTGGTCCACCGTGGGCGTGTCGCCGAACATAGTCGACGCGAGTTTCGAGGCGCTCCTCGACGCGATGATCTGGAAACTGCTGCGCGACGGGGCGCATCCGGCATGA
- a CDS encoding squalene/phytoene synthase family protein, whose amino-acid sequence MSDLAASLQASAEAVRQGDPDRFAATMAAPAELRDRLWPLYAANLEIARAPWASSEPMVAEMRLQWWVDALEALSEEREPPHEIGPALVSVAAPARHLIAAAEARRADCWPEPFDDISSLWAYLDQTAGALYWAAAEALGAPNEAEIAVRSFGAGAGLAALLQAWSDLAARGRPPLAAPDAATLRQLAAEGQARLEPARKLRLGAAKAALLPGWQARAVLARAHGSDDPLAPGALVLSEFRRRSGLLRAALLGV is encoded by the coding sequence ATGAGCGATCTGGCCGCCTCCCTGCAAGCGTCAGCCGAGGCCGTGCGCCAGGGCGATCCCGATCGCTTCGCCGCGACGATGGCCGCGCCCGCCGAACTGCGCGACCGCCTCTGGCCGCTCTACGCCGCCAATCTCGAGATCGCGCGCGCGCCCTGGGCTTCGTCAGAGCCGATGGTCGCCGAGATGCGACTGCAATGGTGGGTCGATGCCCTCGAGGCGCTGTCCGAAGAGCGGGAGCCCCCGCACGAGATCGGCCCCGCGCTGGTGTCGGTCGCAGCGCCCGCCCGCCATCTGATTGCTGCCGCCGAGGCTCGACGCGCCGACTGTTGGCCCGAACCTTTCGACGATATTTCAAGCCTTTGGGCCTATCTCGACCAGACCGCCGGAGCGCTGTACTGGGCCGCTGCCGAGGCGCTCGGCGCGCCGAATGAGGCCGAGATCGCGGTGCGCAGTTTCGGCGCGGGCGCCGGGTTGGCGGCGCTTCTGCAGGCATGGTCCGACCTGGCTGCGCGCGGTCGTCCGCCACTCGCTGCGCCCGACGCTGCGACCTTGCGCCAGCTCGCGGCCGAGGGGCAGGCGCGCCTCGAGCCCGCGCGCAAGCTGCGGCTCGGCGCCGCCAAGGCCGCGCTTCTACCGGGATGGCAGGCGAGAGCCGTCCTCGCGCGCGCGCACGGCTCAGATGACCCGCTCGCGCCGGGCGCATTGGTGCTGTCGGAATTCCGGCGTCGCTCGGGCCTTCTGCGCGCCGCCTTGCTTGGTGTCTGA
- a CDS encoding methyl-accepting chemotaxis protein, producing MRFFDNLKLGLKLPLMLVAIAMVALTIMGISAYRTAHGLLESEGRQRLGRTLEARAALVEDWAQRLASNTRTISANPDTARALYEFTRSVDNLDSAAIDSLRNGTAEAGASAGEVSGPLRDYRLLQDRYGPVIEQIFAEHGLDDLYLVDRDGRIVFAVRDHAAIGHPLRDEPAGLKEAATKALDWLNAPRRMVSASTVAVPPPHFNAGEGRFFAARPVRSGTGLNLGAVVLQKPMTQLGQIMANPRGMGETGEGFLIDAEGRLMSDLRFPDAAPKPGEALPEATLNAVKQGQDEVTSLSGHPAIERTLALTLFDEAYWAVVEQDRAELFAPATSLARSMLFNASWLILLLAALSTWMARSVSNPLKGLEKSIRKISEGDYTGEIVQTRRGDEVGAITSALSNLRNELDRAEAIQREATRQGAAFANASAALMIVDQDFRITHVNRALVELVASRIKEFRVVSPDLDPDGLVGRSMDDFHAERHHARALLDDPGKLPLHVDIKVGDGRFGVDVTNFVDADGNQAGFVVEWQDVTERRMKDALVSAIERGQLVCEADPAGLVTRMNANMQTLLGAQAQNLTGQPLKEWLSPIDGSDPWPTVAAGQSVTARFTMRAPEGDAYLLDGTLNGISDKAGRLMKIFLMANDVTAAETALTAAQNRNLAMLEAQKSVVESLQVGLAALSRGDLSLTLDMEFTEEYEALRNDFNDAARNLAAAIETVIDNAAAIDTEAREIASASDDLSRRTEQQAATLEETAAALDELSSSVTTSAQGVAETDRVVSEARNSAETSGEVVKQAIQAMGEIETSSLQISKIIGVIDEIAFQTNLLALNAGVEAARAGEAGRGFAVVASEVRALAQRSSEAAREIDALITASSEQVTRGVGLVHETGRALEGILGAVMNISTRVSEIAGGAREQAEGLKEINTAVNQLDQVTQQNAAMFEETTAASHALTTNATSLRDITAQFTVNTQSLSPPARERSELSQVTSNEKDGNVELSRAVGDTTPRAASFAAEDWEEF from the coding sequence ATGCGCTTTTTCGACAATCTCAAACTCGGATTGAAGTTACCGCTGATGCTGGTGGCGATCGCAATGGTCGCACTGACGATCATGGGAATTTCTGCCTATCGCACCGCGCATGGGTTGCTGGAAAGCGAGGGGAGGCAGCGTCTCGGGCGGACGCTCGAGGCGCGCGCGGCGCTGGTGGAAGACTGGGCGCAGCGGCTTGCTTCCAACACGCGCACGATCTCGGCCAATCCCGACACGGCCCGGGCGCTTTACGAGTTCACAAGAAGCGTTGACAACCTCGACTCCGCGGCGATCGATAGTTTGAGAAACGGGACGGCCGAGGCCGGCGCGTCCGCGGGCGAAGTGAGCGGCCCTCTGCGGGACTACCGCCTGCTGCAGGACCGCTATGGCCCTGTGATCGAACAGATTTTTGCTGAGCATGGATTGGACGATCTTTATCTGGTCGATCGCGACGGTCGCATCGTCTTCGCGGTTCGTGATCACGCCGCGATCGGCCACCCCCTCAGGGACGAGCCCGCCGGCCTGAAGGAGGCCGCGACAAAGGCTTTGGACTGGTTGAACGCGCCGCGGCGCATGGTGTCGGCAAGCACCGTCGCCGTGCCTCCGCCGCATTTCAACGCCGGCGAGGGGCGGTTTTTCGCAGCGCGCCCCGTGCGCAGCGGCACCGGCCTCAACCTCGGAGCGGTGGTCTTGCAAAAGCCCATGACACAGCTTGGGCAGATCATGGCCAACCCGCGCGGCATGGGCGAGACCGGGGAGGGGTTCCTGATCGATGCGGAAGGTCGGCTGATGAGCGACCTTCGCTTTCCTGACGCCGCACCGAAGCCGGGGGAGGCTTTGCCCGAGGCCACCTTGAATGCCGTGAAACAGGGGCAGGATGAAGTGACTTCGCTTTCGGGACACCCGGCAATCGAACGAACATTGGCGCTCACCCTGTTCGATGAAGCCTATTGGGCGGTCGTGGAACAGGACAGGGCAGAGCTTTTCGCGCCAGCTACGTCGCTCGCCCGCTCGATGCTTTTCAATGCGTCCTGGCTCATCCTTCTGCTTGCGGCGCTGTCGACCTGGATGGCGCGATCCGTCTCCAATCCCCTTAAAGGACTTGAGAAGTCCATCCGCAAGATTAGCGAAGGGGATTACACCGGTGAGATCGTGCAGACCCGTCGCGGCGACGAGGTCGGCGCGATCACCTCGGCGCTGAGCAACCTGCGCAATGAGCTCGATCGTGCCGAAGCCATCCAGCGCGAGGCGACCCGACAAGGCGCAGCCTTTGCGAATGCCTCCGCCGCGCTGATGATCGTCGATCAGGATTTCCGCATCACGCATGTCAACCGAGCGCTGGTAGAACTGGTCGCATCCCGGATCAAGGAGTTTCGCGTCGTCAGTCCCGACCTTGATCCCGACGGTCTCGTTGGCCGGTCGATGGACGACTTCCATGCGGAGCGGCATCACGCGCGTGCGCTGCTCGATGATCCCGGCAAATTGCCGCTTCATGTCGATATCAAGGTCGGTGATGGCCGTTTCGGAGTCGACGTCACCAACTTTGTCGATGCCGACGGCAATCAGGCCGGTTTTGTCGTCGAATGGCAGGATGTCACCGAGCGTCGCATGAAGGATGCGCTCGTTTCGGCCATCGAGCGTGGCCAACTCGTTTGCGAAGCGGACCCTGCGGGCCTGGTGACGCGAATGAACGCAAATATGCAGACGCTCCTTGGAGCGCAGGCGCAAAACCTGACAGGGCAGCCGCTGAAGGAATGGCTGAGCCCTATCGATGGCAGCGATCCTTGGCCCACGGTCGCCGCCGGGCAGTCCGTGACCGCCCGCTTCACGATGCGCGCCCCGGAGGGAGATGCCTACCTGCTCGACGGCACGCTGAATGGGATCTCGGACAAAGCCGGTCGCTTGATGAAGATTTTTCTCATGGCGAATGACGTGACTGCGGCAGAGACCGCTCTCACCGCCGCGCAGAACCGCAACCTTGCAATGCTGGAGGCGCAGAAATCCGTGGTCGAGTCCTTGCAGGTCGGCCTTGCCGCCCTCTCGCGGGGCGACCTGAGCCTGACTCTCGACATGGAGTTCACCGAGGAATACGAGGCGCTGCGCAATGACTTCAATGATGCAGCGCGAAATCTCGCTGCAGCAATCGAAACCGTGATAGACAACGCGGCGGCTATCGATACCGAGGCCCGTGAGATCGCGTCGGCTTCTGACGATCTCAGTCGCAGAACCGAACAACAGGCCGCCACGCTCGAAGAAACGGCTGCCGCGCTCGATGAATTGTCATCGTCTGTCACAACCTCGGCGCAAGGGGTGGCCGAAACGGATCGCGTGGTCTCCGAGGCCCGTAATAGCGCCGAGACATCGGGCGAAGTGGTGAAACAGGCAATTCAAGCTATGGGCGAGATCGAAACCAGCTCGCTTCAGATTTCCAAAATCATCGGCGTGATCGACGAAATCGCGTTCCAGACCAACCTTCTCGCACTTAATGCCGGCGTCGAAGCTGCGCGCGCGGGTGAAGCGGGGCGCGGCTTCGCCGTCGTCGCCTCAGAGGTGCGTGCCCTCGCGCAGCGCTCTTCGGAGGCCGCTCGCGAGATCGATGCCCTGATCACCGCGTCGAGCGAACAGGTTACGCGCGGCGTCGGCCTCGTCCATGAAACCGGTCGCGCCCTCGAGGGTATTCTCGGCGCGGTGATGAACATTTCAACGCGCGTTTCAGAAATAGCGGGCGGCGCGCGTGAACAGGCGGAAGGACTCAAGGAGATCAATACTGCGGTCAATCAGCTCGACCAGGTGACCCAACAAAACGCTGCAATGTTCGAAGAAACCACAGCGGCGAGCCACGCCTTGACCACAAACGCGACTTCACTGCGCGACATCACAGCGCAATTTACAGTCAATACGCAGTCACTCTCGCCGCCTGCGCGCGAGCGCTCCGAGTTGTCGCAAGTAACATCGAACGAAAAAGACGGGAACGTCGAGCTTTCGCGCGCGGTCGGCGACACGACGCCGCGCGCCGCCAGCTTTGCAGCCGAAGACTGGGAAGAATTTTGA
- a CDS encoding protein-glutamate methylesterase/protein-glutamine glutaminase → MPDDFASAKRVLIVDDSATMRKLIRARLATDRRLVVVGEAADAFEAREKIKMLLPDVITLDVEMPRMSGLVFLERLMRLRPIPVVMVSTETHKGSRAAIEALALGAIDCVGKPRFGNLERSFEVLPEILLASANARLPQRARDRAAITPARNFRWDGQIVLIGSSTGGVDALETILKGFPGNCPPTLIAQHMPESFLASFAERLDRMIAPNVRLGMTGTCLEQGHVYLAPGGATHLTVRNAKAPELALIESEKRNGHRPSVDVLFESAVEIAAKAVAVLLTGMGRDGAEGMLQLRRAGAHCFAQDEATSIVFGMPRAALELGAASYSVPLQEISQEILTRSAQISAPDGKVGGT, encoded by the coding sequence ATGCCGGATGATTTTGCTTCCGCCAAACGGGTTCTCATCGTCGATGACTCCGCTACGATGCGTAAGCTTATTCGGGCGCGCCTCGCGACGGACCGGCGGCTTGTCGTGGTCGGCGAGGCGGCAGACGCGTTCGAGGCGCGCGAAAAAATAAAAATGCTTTTGCCCGATGTGATCACGCTCGATGTCGAGATGCCGCGAATGAGCGGTCTCGTTTTCCTCGAACGCCTCATGCGTTTACGGCCGATCCCCGTGGTCATGGTGTCGACAGAAACACATAAAGGATCGCGTGCGGCAATCGAAGCGCTCGCCCTCGGAGCGATCGACTGCGTTGGAAAGCCTCGGTTCGGTAATCTCGAAAGAAGTTTCGAAGTGCTTCCGGAAATTCTTCTCGCAAGTGCGAACGCGCGACTACCTCAAAGAGCGCGTGATCGCGCCGCGATTACACCCGCGCGAAACTTTCGGTGGGACGGTCAAATCGTGCTTATCGGTTCCTCGACCGGTGGTGTCGACGCGCTTGAGACGATACTGAAAGGGTTTCCCGGGAATTGCCCTCCCACCCTCATCGCGCAACATATGCCGGAAAGCTTCCTCGCGAGCTTCGCCGAACGACTCGATCGCATGATAGCGCCAAACGTTCGCCTCGGCATGACGGGGACGTGTCTTGAGCAAGGTCATGTTTATCTCGCGCCTGGTGGCGCAACGCATCTCACGGTTCGAAACGCGAAAGCTCCTGAACTCGCATTGATCGAGAGCGAGAAGCGAAACGGGCATCGCCCGTCAGTAGATGTGCTATTCGAATCTGCGGTCGAGATAGCGGCGAAGGCGGTCGCTGTTTTGCTCACCGGTATGGGAAGGGACGGGGCGGAGGGAATGTTGCAACTTCGCAGAGCTGGTGCACATTGTTTCGCCCAAGATGAAGCGACATCGATCGTTTTTGGAATGCCGCGTGCTGCTCTTGAACTTGGAGCCGCGTCCTATTCGGTTCCGCTGCAAGAGATTTCGCAAGAAATTCTGACTAGATCTGCTCAGATTTCCGCGCCGGACGGCAAGGTGGGTGGTACATGA
- a CDS encoding chemotaxis protein CheD: MSAVASGRPIHISQGEFLVAGAGAQSITTILGSCVACCLYDGKARVGGMNHFLLPDTTGSTFQAASFGVNAMELLINELIKQGAQRGDLCAKLFGGARMVNGLSDIGLKNSKFSIEFLAKEGIPCVSQSLGGSQARRIVFWPDTGRARQKLLGDAKVLEREIAPAPSLDIELF, encoded by the coding sequence ATGAGCGCCGTTGCTTCAGGTCGGCCAATCCACATTTCGCAAGGTGAGTTTCTTGTCGCAGGAGCGGGAGCGCAATCTATCACGACCATCCTTGGTTCCTGTGTGGCCTGCTGTCTTTACGATGGGAAAGCGCGTGTTGGCGGAATGAATCACTTTCTCTTGCCAGATACCACCGGCTCAACTTTTCAAGCGGCGAGCTTTGGTGTGAACGCAATGGAACTGCTGATAAATGAACTGATCAAGCAGGGTGCGCAACGTGGTGACCTTTGCGCGAAGCTCTTCGGTGGCGCGCGCATGGTCAATGGACTATCGGATATCGGATTGAAGAACAGCAAGTTTTCAATCGAGTTCCTCGCCAAGGAGGGTATCCCCTGTGTCAGCCAAAGCCTAGGGGGCTCGCAAGCTCGTCGGATAGTGTTTTGGCCTGACACCGGGCGAGCGCGCCAGAAGCTGCTCGGGGATGCAAAGGTTCTTGAACGCGAGATTGCACCAGCGCCGTCTCTCGACATCGAGTTGTTCTAG
- a CDS encoding response regulator — MALRDQLRILVVDDMSTSRGLIMQALDAMGIRQVGYATDGQSALQSLEAKPVHLVISDYNMPGMDGLQFLQAMRKNARTKGLGFILITGRADREIIETGRRLGMNNFIKKPFTPPELKACIEAVVGRL; from the coding sequence ATGGCATTGAGAGACCAATTGCGTATCCTCGTGGTCGACGACATGTCGACGAGTCGAGGTCTCATTATGCAAGCGCTCGACGCGATGGGAATTCGACAGGTCGGATACGCGACCGACGGTCAAAGCGCACTTCAGAGCCTCGAAGCCAAGCCCGTTCATCTTGTGATCTCTGACTACAACATGCCCGGAATGGACGGCTTGCAGTTCCTTCAGGCAATGCGAAAGAACGCACGCACGAAGGGGCTAGGATTTATCCTGATCACCGGACGAGCCGATCGCGAAATCATCGAGACTGGCCGACGTCTTGGAATGAACAACTTCATCAAAAAACCATTCACCCCGCCCGAACTGAAAGCGTGTATCGAAGCCGTCGTGGGACGTTTGTAA
- a CDS encoding CheR family methyltransferase produces the protein MEEARCGGRVRLWSAGSSNGQEAYSMAMTIAELAPDFATLNLRILATDIDPLMIEQGAKGIYPAAALEAVPENLRKKYFRKEGEDYQVDPNLRGLVQFRELNLHERWPMRGKFDVIFCRNVVIYFAPAAQALLWERFEEQLTPGGYLFVGHSERVTDGKHSNLRTAGVTTYQLTNRTSRI, from the coding sequence CTGGAAGAAGCCCGCTGCGGTGGCCGCGTTCGTCTGTGGTCAGCGGGATCCTCGAACGGTCAAGAAGCCTACTCGATGGCCATGACAATCGCCGAGCTCGCTCCCGATTTCGCGACCCTGAACCTGCGCATCCTCGCAACCGACATCGATCCTCTCATGATCGAACAGGGCGCGAAGGGGATTTATCCCGCAGCTGCGCTTGAGGCGGTGCCAGAGAACCTGCGCAAAAAATATTTTCGAAAGGAAGGCGAAGATTATCAAGTTGATCCGAATCTTCGCGGTCTTGTGCAGTTCCGTGAACTCAATCTCCACGAGCGCTGGCCAATGCGCGGAAAATTCGACGTGATTTTTTGTCGCAACGTCGTCATCTACTTCGCGCCGGCAGCGCAGGCCCTGCTCTGGGAGCGGTTCGAAGAACAGCTGACACCAGGGGGATACCTCTTTGTTGGCCATTCTGAACGGGTAACGGACGGGAAACACTCGAATCTCCGAACCGCAGGCGTCACGACCTATCAACTGACAAATCGAACCAGCAGGATCTGA
- a CDS encoding chemotaxis protein CheW, translating to MTEDISSKSEAAEVELLSFRLGEEEYSVDIMSVREIRGWTRATPLPHAPTFVRGVINLRGTVLPVVDLSVRLGMEPVAGDARNVIIVVQVGGQTAGLLVDAVSDILALPRSEMQPPPDLNADISQRYISALTIVEGRMIRILDLTSVLPQEAIEAA from the coding sequence ATGACCGAAGACATTTCGTCCAAATCTGAAGCCGCCGAAGTCGAGCTCCTCTCCTTCCGTCTGGGCGAAGAGGAATACAGCGTCGACATCATGTCGGTCCGCGAGATCCGCGGTTGGACCCGCGCCACCCCACTGCCCCACGCGCCCACCTTCGTACGCGGCGTGATCAACTTGCGTGGCACGGTTCTGCCCGTTGTAGATCTTTCCGTTCGCCTGGGAATGGAACCGGTCGCAGGCGATGCTCGCAACGTGATAATCGTCGTTCAGGTCGGCGGGCAAACTGCAGGCCTCCTCGTCGACGCGGTCTCCGACATCCTCGCCCTCCCCCGGTCGGAGATGCAACCTCCGCCCGATCTCAACGCCGACATCTCGCAACGCTACATTTCGGCGCTCACGATCGTCGAAGGCCGAATGATCCGGATCCTCGACCTCACGTCCGTACTCCCGCAAGAGGCGATCGAGGCCGCATGA
- a CDS encoding chemotaxis protein CheA, which produces MSDPMAEIKTSFFIECEELLESLQDALSDLDEGADDGETINVVFRAVHSIKGGAGAFGLDALVAFAHRFETVLDELRSGRLALTPEAVKLFFQAADLLTDEIHAAREGSPEPATAAACLQSLEALLGESGAERVAEAEDDEVSDFQPMGLALDLDFDFAPVEAPPSGFNLEFRPDTALYASGNEPLQLLRALSDIADISVVTDTTAVPSLDALDAEENHLGWSVQITGDIGEDEIREVFEFVEDVCQLDISPTLETPEVPPAGLPDIDSELREYAHEEEDDGQDLESEAQSSENAAPPRAEEGAEAEPAPPSRKADPSPTGHQAETAKPTAAQPAAAATPAPAAEHGATVRVDIERIDRLVNLVGELVINQAMLAQSVAEAGLPPNSAVNTGLEAFMMLTRDIQDSVMMIRAQPVKPLFQRMARIVREASSAIGKDVRLKTEGETTEVDKTVIERLADPLTHMIRNAVDHGLEASDTRVAAGKPREGIVTLSAHHRSGRVVIEVSDDGGGINRKKVFRKAVEKGLIAADAQLSDSEIDNLLFLPGFSTADQVSALSGRGVGMDVVKSSIQSLGGRISITSAPGKGSCFSISLPLTLAVLDGMVVNVAGETLVVPLSSILETATLTSEDIRALGPSTNVIHLRGAFVPLFDLGAELGYRDPKNSYSGDVVLLTAQEDGARSALVVDSILEQRQVVIKGLQQSYGHIPGVAAATILGDGQIALILDPADLVQTASGNTRAIDLSLAG; this is translated from the coding sequence ATGTCCGACCCGATGGCAGAAATCAAAACGTCCTTCTTCATCGAATGCGAAGAGCTGCTCGAAAGCCTGCAAGACGCGCTCTCCGACCTCGACGAAGGGGCCGACGATGGCGAAACGATCAACGTCGTCTTTCGGGCGGTCCATTCGATCAAGGGCGGCGCCGGCGCCTTCGGCCTCGATGCGCTGGTCGCTTTCGCCCATCGCTTCGAAACCGTGCTGGACGAACTGCGCTCAGGCAGGCTCGCCCTCACGCCCGAAGCGGTGAAACTATTCTTTCAGGCGGCCGATTTGCTCACCGACGAGATCCATGCCGCCCGCGAAGGCTCACCTGAACCCGCAACCGCCGCGGCCTGCCTGCAGTCTCTCGAAGCGCTTTTGGGCGAGAGCGGGGCAGAGCGCGTGGCGGAAGCGGAAGACGATGAGGTTTCAGATTTCCAACCGATGGGTCTTGCGCTCGATCTCGACTTCGATTTCGCGCCGGTGGAAGCACCTCCGTCAGGCTTCAACCTGGAGTTCCGCCCGGATACCGCTCTCTACGCCTCTGGCAACGAACCGCTCCAACTCCTGCGAGCCCTTTCCGATATTGCAGATATCTCCGTCGTGACCGACACGACTGCGGTCCCGTCGCTCGACGCGCTCGACGCCGAGGAGAACCATCTCGGCTGGTCGGTACAGATCACCGGGGATATCGGAGAAGACGAAATTCGCGAGGTCTTCGAATTCGTCGAAGATGTCTGTCAGCTCGATATCTCCCCGACACTAGAAACACCCGAAGTGCCCCCCGCGGGGCTCCCCGACATCGATAGCGAACTGCGCGAATACGCCCACGAAGAGGAAGACGACGGCCAAGATCTTGAATCGGAGGCGCAGAGTTCGGAAAACGCCGCCCCTCCCCGAGCGGAAGAGGGAGCCGAGGCCGAGCCCGCACCCCCCTCGCGCAAGGCCGATCCGTCCCCCACCGGGCATCAAGCTGAGACTGCGAAGCCAACCGCTGCGCAGCCCGCAGCCGCCGCCACCCCCGCGCCGGCCGCCGAACACGGTGCCACAGTGCGCGTCGACATCGAGCGTATCGATCGTCTGGTGAACCTTGTCGGCGAATTGGTGATCAACCAAGCGATGCTCGCCCAATCCGTCGCCGAAGCCGGGCTTCCGCCCAATTCAGCCGTAAATACTGGGCTCGAAGCTTTCATGATGCTCACTCGCGACATCCAGGACAGCGTAATGATGATCCGCGCCCAGCCGGTCAAACCGCTGTTCCAGCGAATGGCCAGGATCGTTCGCGAGGCCTCCTCGGCAATCGGAAAGGATGTCCGCCTCAAGACCGAAGGGGAGACCACCGAGGTCGACAAGACCGTCATCGAACGCCTCGCCGATCCACTCACCCACATGATCCGCAACGCCGTCGATCATGGTCTCGAAGCCTCGGACACGCGCGTGGCCGCAGGCAAACCACGCGAAGGCATCGTCACCCTCTCGGCCCACCATCGCTCCGGCCGGGTCGTCATAGAAGTCAGCGATGACGGCGGCGGCATCAACCGCAAGAAAGTCTTCCGCAAAGCCGTCGAAAAAGGCCTGATCGCCGCCGATGCCCAACTCTCGGACAGCGAAATCGACAACCTGCTCTTCCTGCCCGGCTTCTCCACCGCCGATCAGGTTTCGGCGCTTTCAGGTCGGGGCGTCGGCATGGACGTCGTCAAAAGCTCGATTCAATCCCTCGGCGGTCGAATCTCGATCACCTCCGCCCCCGGCAAAGGCAGCTGCTTTTCGATTTCCCTGCCGCTGACACTCGCCGTGCTCGACGGCATGGTCGTCAACGTCGCCGGAGAAACCCTCGTCGTGCCTCTCTCGTCGATCCTTGAAACGGCCACGCTAACGAGTGAAGACATCCGCGCACTCGGGCCATCGACCAATGTGATCCACCTGCGCGGTGCCTTCGTGCCCCTTTTCGATCTCGGCGCGGAACTCGGATACCGAGACCCGAAGAACTCCTATAGCGGAGATGTCGTCCTGCTCACAGCGCAGGAAGACGGCGCCCGATCCGCACTTGTCGTCGATTCAATACTCGAGCAACGGCAGGTGGTGATCAAAGGCCTACAGCAGTCCTACGGCCACATTCCGGGCGTCGCTGCGGCGACAATCCTCGGCGATGGTCAGATCGCGCTCATTCTCGACCCTGCCGATCTCGTGCAAACCGCCTCGGGCAACACCCGCGCCATCGATCTCTCACTCGCAGGATAA